AATTTAGGCacttgagctagctagctagactggGGTGCATAGACAAACACATTTGCTAGCTTAACTTGCTAGTAACTATAGTGAAGCGAACGTTAGTTGAGTGGCTAGTCTTTAGTTAAAGTTAAACGGTAAGCAACTTCATACGAGTACTTTGTTGGTGTTACTGAAACACGACACGTTGGCCTTAAAATTAAAATGTTGCTCTTAGCGCACTTTTAATAGCGAGGAGGAAGCTGCCCAGATAAAATTAGCTAAGCAGCTAACTACAACAATGCTCTTGCAACCAAACCCGGGGTCCCTACAATTTGAAGCCCGCCCACCCATTGAGCCGCAGGAAGCTCGTTGGTCACATATAAGAGCGAGCCATAAAACCGATTGGATAAAATGTAAAATACGCCTTCCCACCAGTGATTAGCACATGTCATTGGCTGTATACGTTCTACGTTTTCCCGTCCTCCAGCAGACAGTCGCAAGCgtgtctgtttttttttagaaGAGATGGGTTTTATGACAGTAAACGTAACGTTTTACCATTGAATTGATTTACTAACTCTCATTTTCACAATTGGGATGGTAAATGGAAAACAGAGCAACTGAGATGTCCAACATAGTGCAGAAATCGTTCACATTCGAAGAATACGAAGACCCGAAGCAATCACTGAATGTTTCCATCCCTGAGGTTTTTGCGCACTTTCTCTACACTTTTGCCATTTGGAACCAGCGATGTTCCTGTAAATACTATTGTTCGCCTACAAATGCATTGTGGTAATTGGCCCTGAAGCCTGCCGAGTTCCTTGGAGAGATGTACAGAATATATCCTGCCAGGCAGACTTTTCTGAATCAATGGAAGTTGACATTCATCATGTGAACTGTAATCATGTCGTTTCTCCCCTCTGTACTAGGTCCTTGACCCACAATATGGGATGCATGTATGGCCCTGTGCAGTGGTATTAGCACAATATGTGTGGACACATAGGGAAGAGCTGATGCACAAAACAGTGCTAGAGGTAATTTACTGAACCAAACGAATTGATAGTACACTCCAATTCACATATTTACCATGTAAATGTGTAACTTGTTTCTAAAACAAACTATTGAATCAGAATGCACTGCTGTTTGTTCACAGCTTGGGGCTGGCGTGAGTTTACCTGGTGTGGTGGCAGCAAAGTGTGGGGCACAAGTGATCTTGTCAGACAGTGCAGAACTTCCACTGTGTCTGGAGAACTGTAGGCGCACCTGTGAAGTGAATGAACTGCCCAATGTGCTTGTGGTGGGTATTACCTGGGGAGAAGTCTCCCCAGACCTTCTGCTCCTCCCTCCATTAGACATCATCTTGGGATCAGACGTTTTCTATGAGCCGCAAGGTGAGTTCAGACTGACCAATTAGTATGGAAAATGTTGAACAGATCGTCAAGATCTGTAACTCAActgaatttacaactttcagatttTGAAAATGTCCTGGTGACCATCTCCTTCCTCTTGAGAAAAAACCCTGAGGCCCAATTTTGGACAACTTACCAAGAGAGAAGGTATGCCTTTCAGGACCAGTCCATGGCTGTCAGGTAATGTCAAGTAAACATGACTCATTTTGATATTTTGTCTTCATGTATGTTCAGCGCCGACTGGTCCATAGAGGCACTGCTGCACAAATGGAACTTGAAGTGTCTCAACATTCCACTGGAGAAATTCCATGCCAACAAAGATCAACTAGCTGGGTCAACACTTCCTGGAAGCCATACTGTACAAATGATTATAACTGAGGACAAGGAAAGCTGAATGAAAGACAATTGTCAATTTATCCTTCAGTTACTACCAGCAAGGCACATTCAAAGTCAAGACACAATACAAGATCAATGGTTCAAAACTCAATGAATTATAAAATAGTTtaagttgtatagtagtgttctGTTAAAGTTTTAAAATAAAATGATAATCCAAATGTTTTTGAAGACAATTTTTATTAGCTTTCACATTGGACACCTATACAGACTCTTGCAAGGGGGAAAAGGAATGCACAAAGGGCAAGACAGAATGCATTAAACAAAATTAGCCCACCATACTTAGTGCTCTGAATAAGAGAACATTTTAAATTGTTGAAAGACAGGCATTCTACCGATGGTGAATTTGTAGCAGCCATTTAAGTTGGCCACCATCACAGCATTGTAGCCACAGGGGCATTCCGGAGAACACTGGAAACAGCCAAGCACTGCAACACGCCACCTTAACAGCTAACCAGCAATACTCAACTGCTACACAACTGCGCCTAgtgcacaaaaaaaatacaggagAGAAGATTAGAGTcacaatgaaatgaaataaagctACATAGCAAAGTTGACCTGCAAGTAAATCCGTGCCTGGTTCTTGTCATACTTATTCTAAAAGCCCTAGCCATTTGAACTTCTGTAATAGTCTTATACCAACCCTATAACAACTGTCTTCATGAAACCCAAAATAACAGTTGTAAAAGCTAGGCCATCAAATCTTCACTATGACAAATAGCCGTGCAGTCCAACAAATTGAAATCCCAGCAGTTTTAGCCCATTTACCTCAAAAGCACATTAAGcatagtttttatttttaaacattgCACAATGAAAGACAAGCAGTCTGGGCAAacgagagaagaaaaaaaaaatacacagcCTTCAGATCAAGATACAATAATAACCTTTTACACAGAAATCATTGTATGGACAGGGTCCTCAGTCTGAAGTGTGATGTCCTCATTGGCATCTCATCTGAAAAATGTTTGAAAGACAAGGATGTAAGAAACAGGTGTTGGAAAAAAATAACTCAATTTTGTTTTCAACCTCTAGTAAAAGAAGTGGCGATGACTTGTTAAATTTTACCACCCCTCCCTTCAGATAGACATGGAGACACCTCCAGGCCATGTGTATGGGGTAATCAGCTGGCAATGTAATGCCAACTTCATGTGCATAGCACATTTCCCCCATATTAGTAGGAAACTAGTCTACATTTGAAAGAGCCAAATCAAAAGCTATGCAAACCCATTTCTGATGGCTGAATTTTTTTGGTTCAAGGAAGGAACCAAACGTCAAGAGACGCCCGGGCTTCACAAAAATGAGAAATCTTGTCATGAGAAACCAGTCAGACAAACCTTGGTTCCCTCCTGAGCACAAGTCTTTGCCCCCAAAAAGCAGAGAGCATGACCTGGAGGACAATGCAAGGCTTCTGTCCATTGTCCTGCAGACGTACCtcaacaccaccccaacactgACTGCAACCGGCCTGCTCCATAGCAACCCCCACAGCAGCAGGTGCCCGGACAGCTCACACACCCAGCTCACTAACTGCTCATACTGCCTCAAACTCCTCTTTTGAAAACAGGATTCCGCAGCTTGGAGGAGAGAATTCCAGATTTTtttatgaacattttatttttacgGTAAAAATGTATTCTCAAATGCCACACATGTACATTGCAAGAATGGACCTACATTTCCTCTACACTGATAATGAACTGGAACATTGGGCAGGACAGAAAAATTGTGACCAAGGAATAGTCCTCAAAATCCATCAAATGTGGGTTTAAGGCAACCACCATATGGGAGTTTTCCATTCCTCTTTGCCATGCCCAGTGTTACAGTAATATGCATAACCACTGAGGTGGAAAGACTTAAAGCAGTTCACATTGTCAAAACATCCCACAACCAACCCCCTTCTATTCAACCATAGATAACCATGGAAAAGGGAGACTTATTCATACAAACTAGTGTAACGCTAGACTTCGCCTCAAAGACGTAGTGTTAAGGTCCCATCTCCTTGCCCAACACTTACCATTTTGTCAGTCATCTATGGGGTTTCAGCTCCATTCTCCCCAGGTGACTTGGGCTGGCTCTTGGATCTTGATCTCGAGGCTCTTTCCGCAGGGGTGTGGCTCCTGGAACGGGACTTTGACTTGGGAGACTTGGATCTGGAGCGGGACCTGGACGGGGACTTGGCCTTGTCTCTCTTGGGGGAGCGAGATTTGGAGCGAGAGTATGAACGAGACCTTGATCGGCTGTTGCGGGAGCGGCTGCGGGAACGAGATCGGCTTCTGCTCCGGGATCTGCTGCGTCTCCGACGCCTCGGACTGGTGAGGAGAAAATAGTAAGTTCGTTATGTCGAGTTATCACTTATCTAAAAACAGTTGTAAACGTAAGGCCTCAAAACGCTGCTAAGTTACCAGGTCAATGAACCATGCTTGTAATGGTGGCTGATTGACGCTACATAATCGAAACAAGGGCCATAAGGTACCGTTAAAACATTCAAGTTcctaaacaaacactatacatcATAGCTAACGTTAATTTTTTAATTATCACATAGCTAACAATGAAAAACGACCCAATCGAAGGAGAGCTAGAGCAACTACTTAACCATGTGCTCAGCTCTTACCTCCTACTTCGTCGGCCATCACCCCCGTACCTCCGGGGTGCACCTCCACGCCGTCGGTCACCACGATCTCCACGGTCACCACCGCCTCCATGATGAGAATCTGGGGGACGTCCGTAACGGGCCATCTGGACTCTTAGCTCGCGTCCGTCCAGCACGGCACCATCCATTGCGTCCATCGCATCCTCTGCGTCCCGCTTGTCATGGAATCGCACAAAGGAGAACCCTCTGCTTTCTTTCGTATAACGATCTCGGGGGATGTAAACATCTCCTACCCTACCATACTTTTCAAAGACACGGCGAAGGGTCTCAGGTGAGGTTCGGTACGTCAGATTATCCACTTTAAGAGAAGTCATGCCCTCAACATCGGGCGGGGGCCTACCATAGCTCATGTTGCAGATAGGGCCTCAGTTAGCCTAACTAACAAACACGCAACGATACTACCAGAAAATGTGGGTGAAAGGTCAACACCCGCTTAAAATGTTTGATTAAAATTATCGTACTTAATCAGTCTGCTCGCAATATGTCGAGTTTTTCTTAAAAAAATGCAATATAGCTTTCCAAATTCATAACAATTTCCTTAGCACCGACCATTTGTTAGAACGAGATGTTATCCCTTGCTCCTCCTCGTTGAATGAGGTTGAAGAGTAACGCTGCTGCGTATTTATTTGGAGGGAAAAGCAACACATCTTCAAATTACAATTTTTAAAATCATAATTCAATGTaccaaaatatattatattatatacaaatAACTCGGAGGGGACACAAATGGAAAATACTTTCAATTtaataatgttttttattttttgaccCGGAAACGAGATTGCCGTCAGACTATAGCAAATAAACTCAGCTTCCCAATGGGCTTTGGGCTGTACGCCTTGAAATGTCAGCTGACTATCTCACATGACGAACAGTTTTGGTCACTCACTGTGAAAAATATTCAAAGACCATTTTTATACTAGACGGGAGAAAAGTATCGTATACTAGGATTGTAGTATTGTAGGATTCTTTCTAGGATTTGAGTCCGTATGGTATCTCCACAAGCCCTAGCTTGCACAAACAAGGACTATACAGTGCAGCACCCGACTCGGTAAATTGTTTTCATCTCAAGTGGCTAAACAGACAAAAGCAAGGAAATACTTACTATAGTGATTATTTGGTAGCATATCTACCTAGATATACGTATTGTCTTGACAATAGCTAATATTCATAGCATATCATCCTTTCTCTACAGATATGCCACCAAGGGTTGTTTTGATTCTGTTCTTTTTCAGAGGAGCTGTGGACCCCTTCAGAAGTTTTTTTAACTAACCCATTTCGTCAAGTAATATTACAGTGACACCCTGCAGCAAGCATGGGTCCAGAGGGAAAGACACTCTTGAACATCATAATCCTGGGTTTTGGATTTATGTTCATGTTTACTGCTTTCCAAACATGCGGCAATATAGAGGTATGGTTGAACTGACAAATTATACATACAAATTCAAGCCACACAACTGTAGGGTACCTACAGGGGACGTTAATATGTATGGTGTCAATTGTTTGTCTCATTTCAGCAAACTGTGATCAAGAGTTTCAACAGTACTGAATTCCATGGGAGTGGATACACAAGGTAATTCATTGTGATGCTGAAATACGGTGACTTTGACCTATGTGGCTCCTATGATATAGATTAGAACAGTTGGAGAATTgtaatcctgtctctctctctcaaagaggTCTCCAAAGGTAAGTAATTGAACCTGCCCAGTTTTGGCAAAAAAAGTTGACTTTCAGTTCTCTACAATATCCCAGTTTCCTGAAGTATTTTGTAAATAACATGCATATGACTGTGGGCCTCGTCTGTGATTTAATTGCTGCTGTTGGCCTTTATGGACATCTTAATGACACCACCCGTGGCAGACAAACACCAGGCTGTTTGTTGTTCAAACACATCCTTATTGAATAAAATTCCTGCAATTTTAGCCATGTTGCTAACATTTTCTATGAATAGTGGTATTACATTGGCGCAATATCATCTAATTAGTTTTTACACGTGTCTTTACATGTAGCATGGCCATCATCTATGGAGTTTTCTCTGCATCCAACCTGATTGCTCCCTCAGTAGTGGCTGTTATAGGACCCCAGTTGTCCATGTTCTTTAGTGGACTAGTATACAGGTGAGTACACTATTTTGACGTTTCTTTAAATCAACCAACTGTAGCAAATACCTGTTTACAGAACTGTTTATTTATCTATTCTCTCTGAGTGTGCATAATGTACTTGTTTTCATTAGCTTGTTTGTGATGTTAACACTGTCCAATGTTTTATTTCCATCAGTGGATACATTGCCATGTTCATCCACCCCTACACTTGGAGCTTCTACACAGCGTCTGTAGTTGTTGGAATAGCGGCTGCAAGTAAGAAGACTGTGGTAT
This sequence is a window from Oncorhynchus mykiss isolate Arlee chromosome 13, USDA_OmykA_1.1, whole genome shotgun sequence. Protein-coding genes within it:
- the mettl23 gene encoding methyltransferase-like protein 23 isoform X1; translated protein: MENRATEMSNIVQKSFTFEEYEDPKQSLNVSIPEVLDPQYGMHVWPCAVVLAQYVWTHREELMHKTVLELGAGVSLPGVVAAKCGAQVILSDSAELPLCLENCRRTCEVNELPNVLVVGITWGEVSPDLLLLPPLDIILGSDVFYEPQDFENVLVTISFLLRKNPEAQFWTTYQERSADWSIEALLHKWNLKCLNIPLEKFHANKDQLAGSTLPGSHTVQMIITEDKES
- the mettl23 gene encoding methyltransferase-like protein 23 isoform X2 translates to MFPSLRFLRTFSTLLPFGTSDVPVLDPQYGMHVWPCAVVLAQYVWTHREELMHKTVLELGAGVSLPGVVAAKCGAQVILSDSAELPLCLENCRRTCEVNELPNVLVVGITWGEVSPDLLLLPPLDIILGSDVFYEPQDFENVLVTISFLLRKNPEAQFWTTYQERSADWSIEALLHKWNLKCLNIPLEKFHANKDQLAGSTLPGSHTVQMIITEDKES
- the LOC110486583 gene encoding serine/arginine-rich splicing factor 2 isoform X2; translation: MSYGRPPPDVEGMTSLKVDNLTYRTSPETLRRVFEKYGRVGDVYIPRDRYTKESRGFSFVRFHDKRDAEDAMDAMDGAVLDGRELRVQMARYGRPPDSHHGGGGDRGDRGDRRRGGAPRSPRRRRRSRSRSRSRSRSRSRSRNSRSRSRSYSRSKSRSPKRDKAKSPSRSRSRSKSPKSKSRSRSHTPAERASRSRSKSQPKSPGENGAETP
- the LOC110486583 gene encoding serine/arginine-rich splicing factor 2 isoform X1 → MSYGRPPPDVEGMTSLKVDNLTYRTSPETLRRVFEKYGRVGDVYIPRDRYTKESRGFSFVRFHDKRDAEDAMDAMDGAVLDGRELRVQMARYGRPPDSHHGGGGDRGDRGDRRRGGAPRRYGGDGRRSRSPRRRRRSRSRSRSRSRSRSRSRNSRSRSRSYSRSKSRSPKRDKAKSPSRSRSRSKSPKSKSRSRSHTPAERASRSRSKSQPKSPGENGAETP